In a single window of the Terrirubrum flagellatum genome:
- a CDS encoding peptidoglycan-binding domain-containing protein — protein sequence MSPMLGIGAYGDSVKLLQGALNLWPKSFLPPLDVDGSFGPKTGAKTKEFQSGSNLTPDGVVGPMTWAALEPLVQMIKSVVPIAADEAAAGERIALGAEAALASMGWTSADTYSPASFKIAAAKCADPSAPNRPRQGGASLAQIFAIAEVPGGYQGRCATITQAAVAKWQDQTVAGTQWRNANDLCAWCGIFTVYVMRSVGFSIPGGWGSQQQYVEEARTAFNKKTGSGSVYRLFTDPAQAFRGCVGVINPTGRNHHFIVTGNQDGAISSVDGNSSGFGIDPDPKMRWDCKSIIGRNAYKHSELKENQAYFLFPAPTNR from the coding sequence ATGTCTCCCATGCTCGGCATCGGCGCCTATGGCGACAGCGTGAAGCTGCTGCAGGGCGCGCTCAATCTGTGGCCGAAGAGTTTCCTGCCACCACTCGACGTCGACGGCTCGTTCGGCCCCAAGACCGGCGCCAAGACGAAAGAATTCCAATCCGGCTCGAATCTGACACCCGACGGGGTGGTCGGCCCCATGACATGGGCCGCGCTTGAACCGCTGGTGCAGATGATCAAGAGCGTCGTTCCGATCGCAGCCGACGAGGCGGCCGCGGGCGAACGTATCGCGCTGGGCGCAGAAGCAGCGCTCGCTTCCATGGGCTGGACGTCAGCCGACACCTATTCGCCGGCAAGTTTCAAGATCGCGGCGGCGAAATGCGCCGATCCCTCCGCGCCGAACCGTCCGCGCCAGGGCGGCGCATCGCTGGCGCAGATTTTCGCAATCGCCGAGGTTCCCGGCGGTTATCAAGGCCGCTGCGCGACGATCACTCAGGCGGCTGTCGCGAAATGGCAGGATCAAACCGTCGCCGGAACGCAATGGCGCAACGCCAACGATCTCTGCGCCTGGTGCGGCATCTTCACGGTTTATGTGATGCGCTCGGTGGGCTTCTCGATTCCCGGCGGATGGGGCTCGCAACAACAATATGTGGAAGAGGCGCGGACCGCCTTCAACAAGAAGACCGGTTCAGGCTCGGTCTATCGGCTATTCACAGACCCCGCGCAGGCGTTTCGCGGCTGCGTCGGGGTGATCAATCCGACGGGACGCAATCATCATTTCATCGTTACCGGCAATCAGGACGGCGCCATTTCCAGCGTCGACGGAAATTCATCCGGCTTCGGCATCGATCCCGATCCGAAGATGCGATGGGATTGCAAGAGCATCATAGGCCGCAACGCCTACAAGCATTCCGAGTTGAAGGAGAATCAGGCCTATTTCCTGTTCCCTGCTCCGACCAACCGGTGA
- a CDS encoding MmcQ/YjbR family DNA-binding protein — MNIRSFDAACGKLPGAVLSVQWGDEHVWKIGGKMFAWASPGRKPFACSMKASDIAWEALAGKAGVRPAPYLARAGWLQIDHGAMPDREIADMLRVAHALVISRLPKKVQAALAV, encoded by the coding sequence ATGAATATCCGCTCTTTCGACGCCGCCTGCGGCAAGCTTCCCGGCGCCGTTCTCTCCGTGCAATGGGGTGACGAACATGTCTGGAAGATCGGCGGCAAGATGTTCGCCTGGGCCTCGCCCGGCCGCAAACCCTTCGCCTGTTCGATGAAGGCGAGCGACATCGCGTGGGAGGCGCTTGCCGGCAAAGCCGGCGTCAGGCCGGCGCCCTATCTCGCCCGCGCCGGATGGCTGCAGATCGACCATGGCGCGATGCCGGACCGGGAGATCGCCGACATGCTGCGCGTGGCTCATGCGCTCGTCATCAGCCGGCTGCCGAAGAAGGTTCAGGCCGCCCTCGCCGTCTGA
- a CDS encoding TIGR00645 family protein, producing MTDPDLPAPRPGESDRHRTIVERFIEKIIFNSRWLLAPFYLALVVALVILLFKMLIETGEYVLHALSATESDIILGALSLVDLALTGSLIIIVIFSGYENFVSRIDEAEHSDWPEWMAKIDFTGLKLKLLSSIVAISAIKLLTAFMNVTKYTDRDLGWMAGVHVVFVISGVLMAWTDKISGEAKATKDH from the coding sequence ATGACCGATCCCGACCTTCCCGCGCCTCGCCCCGGCGAGAGCGACCGCCATCGCACCATCGTTGAGCGTTTCATCGAGAAGATCATCTTCAACAGCCGCTGGCTGCTTGCGCCCTTCTATCTCGCACTCGTCGTCGCGCTGGTGATCCTGCTGTTCAAGATGCTGATCGAGACCGGCGAATATGTGCTGCACGCGCTGAGCGCGACTGAATCCGACATCATCCTCGGCGCCCTGTCGCTGGTCGACCTCGCGCTGACGGGTTCGCTGATCATCATCGTGATCTTCTCCGGCTACGAGAATTTCGTCTCGCGCATCGACGAGGCCGAGCATAGCGACTGGCCCGAATGGATGGCGAAGATCGACTTCACCGGCCTCAAGCTGAAGCTGCTTTCGTCGATCGTGGCGATCTCGGCCATCAAGCTGCTCACCGCCTTCATGAATGTCACGAAATACACCGACCGCGATCTCGGATGGATGGCCGGCGTGCATGTGGTGTTCGTCATCTCGGGCGTGCTCATGGCCTGGACCGACAAGATCAGCGGCGAAGCGAAGGCGACGAAGGACCACTGA
- a CDS encoding MFS transporter: protein MVWITPLLVTLLLQIVSAVLSRLIPFLAPVLTSEAGIPPTVIGYFAAANMIGSILFLSAGTPLLRRAGPVRTLQIGVFAGGLGVLLIAWPTAATLLAASFLCGLGYGPSPAAGGEILQRHAPPRHRALIFSIKQAGVPIGGVLGGLVLPLLAANDWRHALYACTALAFIAILIVQPSRETIDKLRDPSQILSLSAFLSLSNLTAPLRSLARSPGILPVTGAAFCFACAQGVLFAFFTTYLVVELGFTLTAAGALFATNQIASVFGRIFLGWIVDRAGGATSTLIGLGVASAATTAAIALISPSWSPLAIAALAAVSGVTVVSWNGVILAETARLAPPDAVAQTAAGSTLLCFVGYVVSPASFAAIVQASGSYRLAFLITACVALGAAFCMISVARKSRDASR from the coding sequence ATGGTCTGGATCACGCCGCTGCTCGTCACGCTGCTGCTTCAGATCGTCAGCGCGGTGCTGTCGCGCCTCATTCCATTTCTCGCGCCTGTCCTGACGAGCGAAGCGGGAATTCCACCGACGGTCATCGGCTATTTCGCCGCGGCGAACATGATCGGCTCGATCCTGTTCCTCTCCGCGGGAACGCCGCTGCTGCGCCGCGCGGGCCCGGTGCGCACCTTGCAGATCGGCGTCTTCGCTGGCGGCCTCGGCGTGCTGCTGATCGCCTGGCCGACTGCGGCGACGCTGCTCGCGGCGAGCTTTCTCTGCGGTCTCGGCTACGGACCGTCGCCGGCGGCGGGCGGCGAGATTCTCCAGCGCCATGCGCCGCCACGGCATCGCGCGCTGATTTTCTCGATCAAGCAGGCGGGCGTGCCGATCGGCGGCGTGCTCGGCGGCCTCGTTCTGCCGCTGCTTGCTGCGAATGACTGGCGCCACGCGCTTTACGCCTGCACCGCGCTTGCGTTTATTGCGATCCTCATCGTGCAGCCCTCGCGCGAGACGATCGACAAATTGCGCGATCCCTCGCAAATATTGTCGCTCAGCGCCTTTCTCTCGCTTAGCAATCTCACGGCGCCGCTGCGCTCGCTCGCGCGTTCGCCCGGCATTCTTCCCGTAACCGGCGCCGCCTTCTGCTTCGCCTGCGCGCAGGGCGTGCTGTTCGCCTTCTTCACGACCTATCTCGTGGTTGAACTCGGCTTCACGCTGACGGCGGCGGGCGCGCTGTTCGCAACCAACCAGATCGCCAGCGTGTTCGGCCGCATTTTCCTCGGCTGGATCGTCGATCGCGCCGGCGGCGCAACCTCGACTCTCATCGGGCTTGGAGTAGCCTCCGCCGCGACGACGGCGGCGATCGCGTTGATCTCGCCCTCATGGTCGCCGCTCGCCATCGCCGCGCTTGCGGCCGTCTCTGGCGTGACAGTTGTGAGCTGGAACGGCGTCATTCTTGCGGAGACGGCGCGGCTCGCGCCGCCCGACGCGGTGGCGCAAACGGCCGCGGGATCAACGCTGCTGTGCTTCGTCGGCTATGTCGTGTCGCCCGCGAGCTTCGCCGCGATCGTGCAGGCGTCGGGCAGCTATCGCCTCGCCTTTCTCATCACCGCCTGCGTCGCGCTCGGCGCGGCGTTCTGCATGATCTCTGTCGCGCGAAAAAGTCGTGACGCGTCACGCTGA
- a CDS encoding SH3 domain-containing protein, whose translation MRPLFIFSAIALVGVTTISAQAAVCIVNDPTGSELNVRTAPNAKIIRTLRNGVAVSLEQVVSGPDGKRWAFVIDPDSGAAYGWVFHAYLACR comes from the coding sequence ATGAGACCGCTCTTCATCTTCTCCGCAATCGCTCTTGTCGGCGTGACAACGATATCCGCTCAAGCGGCCGTCTGCATCGTCAATGATCCCACAGGCAGCGAACTCAATGTGCGCACGGCGCCGAATGCGAAGATCATCCGCACGCTGCGCAACGGTGTTGCTGTAAGTCTCGAACAGGTCGTATCAGGCCCTGACGGAAAACGCTGGGCCTTCGTCATCGATCCCGACAGCGGCGCGGCCTATGGCTGGGTGTTTCACGCCTATCTCGCCTGCCGCTGA
- the mepA gene encoding penicillin-insensitive murein endopeptidase, with the protein MQLRAALLACLAAIGFAGAVRAQETQTEEMERRAKIIATAPPNAAKVLFGKQQTAAPMSARSIGSFARGCMAGAQALPIDGDTWQVMRLSRNRNWAQPEMVDLLERLSKQGRSVGWNGLLVGDMSQPRGGPMLTGHLSHQIGLDADVWLTPMPSRTLSRNERETMSATNMVNRQWMDVDPSVWTSEHLAIIREAARQREVTRIFVNPAIKTALCRDAGADRGWLSKVRPMWGHNYHFHVRIACPAGDASCKDQDPPGSGDGCGKELTDWLALQHKAIFGPKKEGKPKPERWLTLDDLPAECRQVLVAK; encoded by the coding sequence ATGCAGCTTCGCGCAGCTCTTCTCGCCTGCCTCGCGGCGATTGGATTCGCCGGCGCTGTGCGCGCTCAGGAGACGCAGACCGAAGAGATGGAGCGGCGGGCGAAGATCATCGCCACCGCGCCCCCAAACGCCGCCAAGGTGCTGTTCGGCAAGCAGCAGACGGCGGCGCCCATGTCGGCGCGCTCCATCGGCAGCTTCGCGCGCGGCTGCATGGCTGGAGCGCAGGCGCTGCCGATCGATGGCGATACGTGGCAGGTGATGCGGCTGTCGCGCAACCGCAACTGGGCCCAGCCGGAGATGGTCGATCTGCTGGAGCGGCTCTCGAAGCAGGGTCGCTCGGTCGGCTGGAACGGGCTCCTCGTCGGCGACATGTCGCAGCCCCGCGGCGGACCGATGCTGACAGGCCATCTCTCGCACCAGATCGGCCTCGACGCTGATGTCTGGCTGACGCCGATGCCGAGCAGAACACTGTCGCGCAACGAACGCGAGACCATGTCGGCGACCAACATGGTCAACAGGCAATGGATGGATGTCGACCCTTCGGTCTGGACGTCGGAACATCTCGCGATCATCCGCGAGGCGGCGCGGCAGCGCGAGGTGACGCGCATCTTCGTCAACCCCGCGATCAAGACGGCTTTGTGCCGCGACGCCGGCGCCGATCGCGGCTGGCTGTCGAAAGTGAGGCCGATGTGGGGCCACAATTATCACTTCCATGTCCGCATCGCCTGTCCCGCCGGCGACGCGAGCTGCAAGGATCAGGACCCGCCGGGATCAGGCGACGGCTGCGGCAAGGAGCTCACGGACTGGCTCGCGTTGCAGCACAAGGCGATCTTCGGCCCGAAGAAGGAAGGCAAGCCGAAGCCCGAACGCTGGCTCACGCTCGATGATCTGCCGGCGGAATGCCGTCAGGTGCTGGTGGCGAAATAG
- a CDS encoding GNAT family N-acetyltransferase — MSLTVREETPLQDEIEALLKQSDAVAAKLYPDAYRQPIDPKALAAPGVHLFVARREGEAAGCCALIARDAGAAELKRMIVGERFRRQGVGAALLRAAEQGARDLGVSVIRMEVGVKNEEGYQLYLSAGFVACEAFAPYQPSPISRFLEKRLS; from the coding sequence GTGAGCCTCACCGTCAGGGAGGAGACGCCGCTTCAGGATGAGATTGAAGCTCTGCTGAAGCAGTCGGACGCTGTCGCAGCGAAGCTTTATCCCGACGCTTATCGTCAGCCGATCGATCCGAAAGCGCTGGCTGCGCCGGGCGTTCATCTCTTCGTAGCGCGTCGCGAAGGCGAAGCCGCCGGCTGCTGCGCGCTGATCGCGCGAGACGCAGGGGCAGCCGAGCTCAAGCGCATGATCGTCGGTGAGCGCTTCCGGCGGCAAGGCGTGGGCGCGGCGCTCCTCCGCGCGGCGGAGCAGGGCGCGCGCGATCTCGGCGTTAGCGTGATCCGCATGGAGGTCGGCGTGAAGAACGAGGAGGGCTATCAGCTCTATCTCAGCGCCGGTTTCGTCGCGTGTGAAGCGTTCGCGCCCTACCAGCCATCGCCCATTAGCCGCTTCCTGGAAAAGCGGCTGTCGTAA
- the fmt gene encoding methionyl-tRNA formyltransferase — translation MPLRIVFMGTPDFAAPTLAAIIGQGHEVVACYTRAPAKAGRGMALKPSPVHALAESFGVPVFTPKTLRTDEAAIQFDSFGADVAVVVAYGLLLPKPILDAPRDGCLNLHASLLPRWRGAAPIHRAVMSGDRESGVMVMRMEEGLDTGPVALVDRVAIGAEETTGQLHDRLKALGADLMLRALAALERGSLSFTPQAEEGVTYAKKILNDEARIDWSKSAREVHDLIRGLSPFPGAFFEADLGKGVERVKVLRATLGEGSGAAGAVLDDRLAIACGDGAVRLIEVQRAGSRPMAADEFLRGARLAPGARL, via the coding sequence ATGCCCCTTCGCATCGTCTTCATGGGCACGCCCGATTTCGCCGCGCCGACTTTGGCGGCGATCATCGGACAAGGCCACGAGGTCGTCGCCTGCTATACGCGCGCGCCGGCGAAGGCGGGCCGCGGCATGGCGCTCAAACCCTCGCCTGTGCATGCGCTGGCTGAAAGCTTCGGCGTTCCCGTCTTCACACCGAAGACGCTGCGCACGGATGAGGCCGCGATCCAGTTCGATTCCTTCGGCGCCGATGTCGCTGTGGTTGTCGCCTACGGTCTGCTGTTGCCGAAGCCGATCCTCGATGCGCCGCGCGACGGTTGCCTCAATCTGCATGCGTCGCTGCTGCCGCGCTGGCGCGGCGCGGCGCCGATCCATCGCGCCGTGATGTCGGGCGACAGGGAGAGCGGCGTCATGGTCATGCGCATGGAGGAGGGGCTCGACACCGGCCCCGTCGCGCTCGTCGATCGCGTCGCGATCGGCGCGGAGGAAACGACGGGCCAATTGCATGATCGCCTGAAGGCGCTCGGCGCCGATCTCATGCTGCGCGCGCTGGCGGCGCTGGAGCGTGGCTCGCTCTCCTTTACGCCGCAGGCGGAAGAGGGCGTGACCTACGCGAAAAAGATTCTCAACGATGAAGCGCGCATCGATTGGTCGAAATCTGCGCGCGAGGTTCACGATCTCATTCGCGGCCTCTCGCCTTTTCCCGGCGCGTTCTTCGAGGCCGATCTCGGCAAGGGCGTCGAGCGCGTGAAGGTTCTGCGCGCGACGCTGGGCGAGGGATCGGGCGCGGCTGGCGCTGTTCTCGATGATCGCCTTGCAATCGCCTGCGGCGACGGCGCGGTGCGTCTGATCGAGGTGCAGCGCGCAGGCTCGCGACCAATGGCGGCGGACGAATTCCTGCGCGGCGCCAGGCTCGCGCCGGGAGCGCGGCTGTGA
- a CDS encoding type II toxin-antitoxin system VapC family toxin has product MILLDTNIISEAMKPSGDHKVVDWINQQAPESLFICAPVLAELRYGFEQMPQGRRKSTFERACHLIETTQFLDRILPFDLPAAHLCANARARRAALGRPIHQIDAMIASIAMARSFVLATRNVCDFTGLGLELVNPFELA; this is encoded by the coding sequence GTGATCCTGCTCGACACAAACATCATCTCAGAGGCGATGAAGCCTTCAGGCGATCATAAGGTCGTCGATTGGATTAATCAGCAGGCGCCTGAGAGCCTTTTCATCTGCGCGCCGGTGCTGGCTGAACTTCGATACGGGTTTGAGCAGATGCCTCAGGGCCGTCGGAAGTCGACATTCGAACGAGCATGCCATCTCATAGAAACGACACAGTTTCTCGATCGCATTCTGCCGTTTGATCTTCCTGCTGCGCATCTCTGCGCCAATGCACGTGCGCGCCGCGCGGCTCTGGGGCGTCCGATCCATCAGATCGACGCGATGATAGCGTCAATCGCGATGGCGAGAAGTTTTGTCCTCGCGACCCGCAACGTCTGTGATTTCACCGGACTTGGCCTCGAACTGGTCAATCCGTTCGAGCTGGCCTAA
- a CDS encoding FitA-like ribbon-helix-helix domain-containing protein: MSDILIHDVDPALKALLEARARAAGHSLSDEAKALLEQGLGGVGRKQIISAEGIGTQLSKLIPPELWTDDFIVEREKIDRPPPDFS; encoded by the coding sequence ATGTCCGATATCCTGATCCATGACGTTGATCCTGCGCTCAAGGCGCTTCTGGAGGCGCGCGCTCGTGCAGCCGGTCATTCGCTTTCGGACGAGGCGAAAGCGTTGCTGGAGCAGGGGCTCGGGGGCGTCGGGCGCAAACAGATAATTAGCGCTGAAGGGATCGGCACTCAGCTCAGCAAGCTGATACCGCCCGAGCTGTGGACGGACGATTTCATTGTCGAGCGCGAGAAAATCGACAGACCTCCGCCTGATTTCTCGTGA
- the def gene encoding peptide deformylase: MIRPILSIPDPVLREKSAPVEKFDDELRKLAADMLETMYKAPGIGLAAIQVGIPKRLLVIDLAKKDEPPQPQIFVNPEITAKSEEKAIYEEGCLSIPEYYEEVERPSRVTVRYQDEHGAEKTVEAEGLLSTCLQHEIDHLDGKLFIDYLSKLKRDRVVKKFTKIAKEKAREEEGAE, from the coding sequence ATGATCCGCCCTATCCTGTCGATCCCCGACCCCGTCCTGCGTGAGAAGTCCGCGCCGGTCGAGAAATTCGACGACGAGCTGCGCAAGCTCGCCGCCGACATGCTCGAGACCATGTACAAGGCGCCGGGCATTGGCCTCGCCGCGATCCAGGTCGGCATTCCGAAGCGCCTCCTCGTCATCGATCTCGCCAAGAAGGACGAGCCGCCGCAGCCGCAGATTTTCGTCAATCCCGAGATCACGGCGAAGTCGGAGGAAAAGGCGATCTATGAGGAAGGCTGCCTCTCGATCCCCGAATATTACGAGGAGGTCGAGCGCCCCTCGCGCGTGACCGTGCGCTATCAGGACGAGCATGGCGCGGAAAAGACGGTCGAGGCTGAAGGACTTCTTTCGACCTGCCTGCAGCACGAGATCGATCATCTCGATGGCAAATTGTTCATCGACTATCTCTCGAAGCTGAAGCGCGATCGCGTGGTGAAGAAATTCACGAAGATCGCGAAGGAAAAGGCGCGCGAGGAAGAAGGGGCGGAGTAG
- a CDS encoding metalloregulator ArsR/SmtB family transcription factor: MLEAAVFKALSDPTRLALFERLGGRELTVVELTRGGAISQPAVSQHLAALRAAGLVSERRHGRNAFYRQAPDGLAPLTDFVERQRRFWPEKIEKLKDVLRDMEP, translated from the coding sequence ATGCTCGAAGCCGCCGTCTTCAAGGCTCTGTCCGACCCCACCCGCCTCGCCCTGTTCGAGCGTCTGGGCGGGCGCGAGCTGACCGTTGTCGAGCTGACGCGGGGCGGCGCGATTTCGCAGCCCGCCGTGTCGCAGCATTTGGCGGCTCTGCGCGCGGCGGGCCTCGTCAGCGAGCGCCGACACGGCCGCAACGCCTTCTACCGGCAGGCGCCGGACGGCCTCGCGCCACTGACCGACTTCGTCGAGCGCCAGCGCCGCTTCTGGCCGGAGAAGATCGAGAAGCTGAAAGACGTGCTGAGGGATATGGAGCCATGA
- a CDS encoding SRPBCC domain-containing protein gives MTDAPDAIVTECEFDDPPAKVWRALTEPALVAKWLGANDINAISGARFTLKQRDGDAACEVIDAEPPSLLRYRWRAQNGDGETIDSVVTFTISPTENGGAHLRIVQDEFAVAPKKEAPAIVSTAPILLTDARNRRAAGLSLTSRTALRSPRARAPFMRLAA, from the coding sequence ATGACCGACGCGCCCGACGCCATCGTGACCGAATGCGAATTCGACGATCCGCCCGCAAAGGTCTGGCGCGCCCTGACCGAGCCCGCGCTCGTGGCGAAATGGCTGGGAGCGAACGATATCAACGCCATTTCGGGCGCGCGCTTCACGCTCAAGCAGCGCGATGGCGACGCCGCCTGCGAGGTCATCGACGCGGAGCCGCCTTCGCTGCTGCGCTATCGCTGGCGCGCGCAGAATGGCGATGGCGAGACGATCGACAGCGTTGTCACCTTCACCATCTCTCCGACCGAAAATGGCGGCGCGCATCTGCGCATCGTGCAGGATGAATTCGCGGTCGCGCCGAAAAAAGAAGCGCCTGCTATCGTTTCGACTGCGCCCATCTTGCTCACGGACGCGAGAAATCGGCGCGCCGCCGGACTTTCCCTGACATCGCGAACAGCCCTTCGTTCGCCCCGCGCCCGCGCGCCCTTCATGCGCCTGGCCGCGTGA
- a CDS encoding ATP-dependent Clp protease proteolytic subunit produces the protein MNLVPVVIEQSNRGERSFDIFSRLLRERIVFLNGPIDDNVSALICAQLLFMESENPKKEIAMYINSPGGVVTSGFAIYDTMQFIKCPVSTVCMGTACSAASFLLMAGAPGQRIALPNASIMLHQPSGGFQGQASDIQRHAENIQKTKRRLNELYAKHCGRTIDEVERALDRDHFMDAEEAKAWGIVDHVYETRDAMAA, from the coding sequence ATGAATCTCGTGCCTGTTGTGATCGAGCAATCCAATCGCGGCGAGCGCTCGTTCGACATCTTCTCGCGCCTGTTGCGCGAGCGCATCGTGTTTCTCAACGGGCCGATCGACGACAATGTCTCGGCGCTGATCTGCGCGCAGCTCCTCTTCATGGAATCGGAGAATCCGAAGAAGGAGATCGCGATGTACATCAACTCGCCGGGCGGCGTGGTGACGAGCGGCTTTGCGATCTACGACACGATGCAGTTCATCAAATGCCCGGTGTCGACGGTGTGTATGGGCACGGCCTGCTCCGCCGCCTCGTTCCTGCTGATGGCCGGCGCGCCGGGCCAGCGCATCGCCCTGCCCAATGCGAGCATCATGCTGCATCAGCCGTCAGGCGGATTTCAGGGACAGGCGTCCGATATCCAGCGTCACGCCGAGAATATCCAGAAGACGAAGCGACGACTGAACGAACTCTACGCCAAACATTGCGGCCGGACGATCGACGAGGTCGAGCGGGCGCTCGACCGCGATCATTTCATGGACGCGGAGGAGGCGAAGGCCTGGGGCATCGTCGACCATGTCTACGAGACGCGCGACGCCATGGCGGCGTGA
- a CDS encoding serine hydrolase, whose translation MTLASAAPRSVAARENWSSIAPTDAGFSPDLSARLDAAAAEGRLPNMHGVLIARSGKIALESYFEGADERWGQPVGVVKFGSDDLHDLRSVTKSIVGLLYGIALAEKKVPAPEQSLFSAFPEYPDLAADPQRARLTIAHVLTMTLGTEWNENLPYTNPANSEIAMERASDRYRFILDRPIVGEPGARWIYNGGASALLGRIIAKGVGQSLPAFAEAKLFAPLGVPSFKWASGQDGEPSAASGLRLRPRDLAGIGQLILDGGKRDGRVIVPAEWLEASMRGIVPMGEGQSLRYGYQWYIGDETFNAAPGSQTARVIIANGNGGQRLFVMPDLELVVVTVAGNYNQRGQSLPPLVVLRDVALPGIRT comes from the coding sequence TTGACTCTCGCCAGCGCCGCGCCGCGTTCCGTCGCGGCGCGCGAGAACTGGTCGTCAATTGCTCCGACGGACGCCGGCTTTTCGCCCGATCTGTCCGCGCGTCTCGACGCGGCGGCGGCTGAAGGCCGTTTGCCGAACATGCATGGCGTGCTGATCGCGCGCAGCGGGAAAATCGCTCTCGAAAGCTATTTCGAAGGCGCCGACGAGCGTTGGGGACAGCCGGTCGGCGTCGTGAAATTCGGATCGGATGACCTGCACGATCTTCGCTCCGTGACCAAGAGCATCGTCGGCTTGCTTTATGGAATCGCGTTGGCGGAGAAAAAAGTTCCCGCGCCGGAGCAATCGCTGTTCTCGGCGTTCCCGGAATATCCTGATCTCGCCGCTGATCCCCAGCGCGCGCGTCTGACGATCGCCCACGTCTTGACGATGACGCTCGGGACCGAATGGAACGAGAATCTTCCCTACACAAATCCGGCGAACAGCGAGATCGCGATGGAGCGTGCGTCGGATCGCTATCGTTTCATTCTCGATCGGCCAATCGTCGGCGAACCCGGCGCGCGCTGGATCTACAATGGCGGCGCGTCGGCGCTGCTCGGCCGCATCATCGCGAAGGGCGTCGGCCAGTCACTGCCCGCCTTCGCCGAGGCGAAGCTGTTCGCGCCGCTTGGCGTCCCGTCGTTTAAATGGGCGAGCGGCCAGGACGGCGAACCTTCGGCGGCGTCGGGTTTGCGGTTGCGCCCGCGCGATCTCGCCGGCATCGGCCAACTCATTCTCGACGGCGGCAAGCGCGACGGCCGCGTCATCGTTCCGGCCGAGTGGCTTGAAGCGTCGATGCGCGGGATCGTTCCCATGGGTGAAGGCCAATCCCTTCGTTACGGCTATCAATGGTATATCGGCGACGAGACGTTCAACGCTGCACCCGGTTCGCAGACGGCGCGCGTGATCATCGCCAACGGCAATGGCGGCCAGCGCCTTTTCGTCATGCCGGACCTGGAGCTCGTCGTCGTCACCGTCGCCGGAAACTACAATCAGCGCGGTCAGAGCCTGCCGCCGCTGGTCGTGTTGCGCGACGTCGCCTTGCCCGGGATTCGCACATAA